The following are encoded in a window of Sphaerisporangium siamense genomic DNA:
- a CDS encoding WXG100-like domain-containing protein, protein MTIDVNPNTSPGGSTAGGGSSTTDITPAWGESLPGWVDTLIALIVSGQSWPEASERLLWELAKEHQALGESLYGAVEPGVTAVRTVLSGWDVPATPGFVTEADRLFAERTGVAGLGVQNLTKALQADNFARETQYSKISINVAFWVAVTAAFIALVSAFFTAGASTPMIGPIAASARATIGRILQRLAAVAGRDFGSTMVTRLAATRAAQAGGAGLFRTALSGHLGREIIEEVGEEVFIDAWTQREQMKLGTRDDWDWKKTAASAVGGAGGAVIGMKAAGPMSRFGDRIPLLRALNNAGAGPGVANAFARYPGRAIQTGLNNMAASPGGSILANGLVYGQWELPNAESLLGAAMGGAGRTNTISPFSPDVLSAVTHPYTTLSTATATVAANDAAAAADPAAATATAGVNTTSAADPAAAAQAQQSYQDPRDGSHPGIPSAQPAQSVPSSDPSRSQNPSVPTGSPNASQPAGSQHTSTPRGSTGPLPLSQPTGSGGTTAGLGETTTTSPAPHDPPRSSISTPPPTAANPGAPPNANPTTPDSGATSTNNAPGATTTTGANGATGPATTSTTGATGSGTNSTGPNSTGPAGTGPNSPEPSTGTSATGTSSTGTTSMSPAPANADSSHNPSSNASPGPGATTPTLTPHTVPTTSQPHPIVTGALPAASVPAPANSGPAQVSGPDTRAGADTRAGAALVRVVRVTAPDALPLQDGGLRLSAHDGTTVHLPGERLTAIHEHLTVRAGDGATSPRLEAEAAALLGMELARLSGRPPVEGALNTLAQISEGSPDHSDAVVAVTREVLADNTTSRPNDRLTPAATHLLTLSAASPAPALSAPAPDHVLSLSPEALGRRAGAIVQEADALPLALRLDAVSPTGKPPTGGEDPSLVSTNASQPSGTEGGTVPARPIRRTAFVADGRPARVADLDVDETRAATADLRATDLGRGVRDITWPPESATLRVETVDHGVQHFTSRVRNVPRGRLARTELHTGTADDPHVVSFPPRVAADQVPRVWVHEISHTMRRLAAREVGAEPQGVVRRYLSAMNPAAPVRASRDECVAARYDEHRWLARKWESAPTEEERLTHRAEIEGVAREIARRGHVPPTPPWSPTLFSAHATPPTSVTAQTSANVAPSHGSTPRAPGSAGTAEPAGAPSSRTPDEAPVPITSLATQVRRLAESLEQAETASKEAEAAKRKNAAEALEHATAAEEKARKAAGQRDQGAGERRRKALAEAEAEREAAARYTDVAEAFRRAGERAAEARTAYEKTLNALDDLATHTSSRATPDPAARTPQEGKGSAPEAEQVARTVREAEETARAVEKVVRAARDAEGLLEAYRRALKETLPPEIALSSGVPTGRLPHLGRLTEAINAEVGPDHRFTEDELNFLLRAEYRRIVSEDGLVLRRGPHEINIRLRPGDPVEVLDPAVKVSELMVGTLPQGGASVAATFARAVGLSREVDVASLAKLVGADHGVWAFIKAVAPFAILKGGYARGRQASTTGSAAEYALAGAVEDNRGESSLFVAPASWNLRVRATPPAQTTSTTPSVESTPEPRALPASAPAPSPTGHESASQPAPGGRENVRRWEGLPVWRDVASISSGTAEDAGILRLWVSHAYTRHTPESVDRLPPGQRGKTPFPEHVVTGLTGLESLADRVAAALGRAPIGGDTRDQLRVMLTDELPSRLGEAINDPHGFQRVVTGNGRPLANIRVRTEVVLEPARATPDHPAQDGPEAVGTASVKHHQERLRVGFSGASGAESAGRSTSVSVNAGAKAKANLLLDATGADELLDAAGVDDSGADGWTPRLAGSVGRAASRSEGQSAGGMAIHPSVQRWSGHTQGYRIALRHTMTVRVLGDRAALPPVHGASEGLFRIPEPDAYRYGLPVDAAAVVRDEAGDPLTNPDGSVRLRDDPSFDPPPGRRPVLPQWLGAGPGQARGAGPALVQRVTGVDAVRAQVEERLRAIGVLPALDADGVPRPSRDRLAAAAQSRNLREVAEQFSAARLETGYDQATQDGILLDLVRHRTGQAPRHITLRIRLEQHTEAARYAGVTPAETVVNLDIGSDTSARSSGRTVTWSGRGEVGTGHDPAGPGDSGWMFTGGAAGRQVAHGRSTGWSAGNTVNQVRLAEATVPAAAFEVPHTVHVDRLLTGGRTSPFLDEDPATRRISARVLLASDLLPETTPHPAAQERPTSEAVLARATFLHLDAGDMPAAVRSVLPRGARPDSAALQHLAAFSNVRGLISHPWWTHTPYETELAVRPGGVRPVRSTLSIRGEPGTSRFVGAVDAVNGHINLTLAGSTTSAGRQRTVAWDGSAGAGVNQAGDPKGGLGPGGSASRTDGSSRSDTAIWGRERLTIEVGKQYVFQMDVGFTVTGSERGTRGAHTVTPEKPGGGTVVYMLPERDALLLYADGTMPLPLRQVSDAVERFVDGTLTLDPVLAPLLIRRYLTDLHAARTSGEPLSPLAGRHTARLLLAKLTPMFGTDAVVQKGKPRNKLSRLLTHASALERTQVALPDHYRRAMGQTTFESVTLLDGEGRKVELAAAVMDAVRAVSRKALDADPALRRALMGQFGGQNWWGSVDNMIDNVTGDTAPDTWFATEYTARIGAQRSEKIVVRVRARIDEGTPVLEGRSDEVGQIIQNYDYAQTETSRSTGRSFAGDTGGDGVVGDESGNGRVATHRSHASTGSTGEQLTHLQRVSSFDGADRVRHPIRISVEAERMPLAGGSPRILAARAGTLVRGPRVHRAPDLRGEAVRLVPDGLTARADLVSAPSPAAPDPRPAPRPDMFHVDSTEAPTLLTEVAGRLSARDMLGRAGMREHRTHLAHQLSAIARMASFTWMTGQDGHRMARLPVPGTRGEVVDVWVRAVLSEPHVVVGDRENVEIGEVFRRQETTTVATSRSRVTPLGGSVGGGHGPAGVGGGLSAGDQASERDSASGGNRNETSNFEKGTAVTTRWRVDYHVRLVRTTLDPGGGERPGRTVALPSSIVGSAHLQLMRDNLADVLTRMETPSPAGSGWHVPGHTATTPAPLGPVAVSLDELLAEAQGRPSFASDPGGAMADALGDARGRPGTPVRLHTADAGASPGVEAVTHAQLLARALRAEVHLDVYETDRDLHRRYIASPDGALTGDRPDGGFAPALATLSPALRTAARDAGLDLRALHATPDGPGTFADAVRDALGTGNVPQPEKPFWPTKLWGPGPEASTGSYLGGAGPMTAPPIPGTAFTADGRAADLSDVSPNELKSALTGVTGADMPRGVGAPVLSPDGTTVSVTVPGRGEQHFGWEVGHVRGGRLARTIKGDGTPGKPHVIRVAPRVAPQQLPRVWVHELAEMTYHLATTPPEALATTPPEAPDAPTPESSSAAGTPETQGAGTRGPGSTGNRPEQGVVRFVGQSASPDPEGGTAAHPAKSTSASTTESTAATWDACLVARYAEHRWLVRKLGSARGDTERAVWTHEIEGVGRDIEARGAVPPAPSSRSGEASVPPSPPPGPAGPPPPPGAPPPGSGDVPSPDGGRDTDEEFWARMRKLSNSTGWIPPEEWRRGGRHDTGPQPGAEARDGADGAVRRGAEG, encoded by the coding sequence GTGACGATCGACGTGAATCCGAACACCTCGCCCGGCGGATCGACCGCCGGCGGGGGAAGCTCCACCACCGACATCACGCCCGCGTGGGGCGAGAGCCTCCCCGGCTGGGTGGACACGCTCATCGCGCTGATCGTCTCCGGGCAGAGCTGGCCGGAGGCCAGCGAGCGCCTGCTGTGGGAGCTCGCCAAGGAGCACCAGGCGCTCGGCGAAAGCCTCTACGGGGCCGTCGAGCCCGGCGTCACCGCGGTCAGGACCGTCCTCAGCGGGTGGGACGTCCCCGCGACACCGGGCTTCGTCACCGAGGCCGACCGGCTGTTCGCCGAACGGACCGGCGTGGCCGGGCTCGGGGTCCAGAACCTCACCAAGGCGTTACAGGCCGACAACTTCGCACGCGAGACGCAGTACTCGAAGATCTCCATCAATGTCGCGTTCTGGGTGGCGGTGACCGCCGCGTTCATCGCCCTGGTCTCGGCGTTCTTCACCGCGGGCGCGAGCACCCCGATGATCGGGCCCATCGCCGCCTCCGCCCGCGCCACCATCGGGCGCATCCTGCAAAGGCTCGCCGCCGTCGCCGGACGCGACTTCGGCTCCACCATGGTGACCCGGCTCGCCGCGACGAGGGCCGCCCAGGCCGGCGGCGCCGGCCTGTTCCGTACGGCGCTGAGCGGCCACCTCGGCAGGGAGATCATCGAAGAGGTCGGCGAGGAGGTGTTCATCGACGCGTGGACCCAGCGGGAGCAGATGAAGCTGGGGACGCGCGACGACTGGGACTGGAAGAAGACCGCGGCCTCGGCGGTCGGCGGGGCCGGAGGCGCGGTCATCGGCATGAAGGCCGCCGGGCCGATGTCCCGGTTCGGCGACCGGATCCCGCTGCTCAGGGCCCTGAACAACGCGGGGGCAGGGCCGGGCGTCGCCAACGCCTTCGCGCGGTACCCGGGGCGGGCCATCCAGACCGGGCTCAACAACATGGCCGCGTCACCGGGCGGCAGCATCCTGGCCAACGGGCTGGTCTACGGCCAGTGGGAGCTGCCCAACGCGGAATCCCTGCTGGGCGCCGCCATGGGCGGTGCGGGCCGCACCAACACGATCAGCCCCTTCAGCCCCGACGTCCTCAGCGCCGTGACCCACCCGTACACCACCCTCTCCACGGCCACCGCCACGGTCGCCGCGAACGACGCCGCCGCCGCCGCGGACCCCGCTGCCGCCACCGCAACGGCGGGCGTGAACACCACTTCCGCCGCCGACCCCGCTGCCGCCGCTCAGGCCCAGCAGTCCTACCAAGACCCCCGCGACGGCAGCCATCCCGGCATCCCGTCCGCGCAGCCCGCCCAGTCCGTCCCTTCGTCGGACCCCTCGCGCTCCCAGAACCCGTCCGTGCCGACGGGATCCCCCAACGCATCGCAACCCGCTGGATCCCAGCACACCTCCACCCCAAGGGGATCCACCGGACCGCTGCCGCTCTCCCAGCCCACCGGCTCCGGAGGAACAACGGCCGGCCTCGGGGAAACGACCACGACCTCCCCAGCCCCTCACGACCCGCCCCGCTCCTCCATCTCCACGCCGCCCCCTACGGCGGCCAACCCCGGCGCACCTCCCAACGCGAACCCCACGACCCCCGACTCCGGTGCCACGAGCACGAACAACGCCCCCGGCGCGACGACCACGACCGGTGCAAACGGCGCGACGGGCCCCGCCACCACAAGCACCACGGGAGCAACCGGCTCAGGGACGAACAGCACGGGTCCGAACAGCACAGGACCCGCCGGCACAGGTCCGAACAGCCCAGAGCCGAGCACGGGAACAAGCGCCACGGGCACGAGCAGCACGGGTACTACGTCGATGTCGCCCGCCCCGGCGAACGCCGACTCATCCCACAACCCGTCGAGCAACGCGTCGCCCGGTCCGGGCGCGACCACCCCGACCCTGACGCCTCACACCGTCCCGACCACCTCCCAGCCGCACCCGATCGTGACCGGCGCGCTTCCGGCGGCTTCGGTACCGGCTCCGGCGAACTCAGGCCCGGCGCAGGTCTCCGGCCCGGACACACGGGCCGGGGCGGACACGCGGGCCGGGGCGGCGTTGGTCCGGGTGGTTCGTGTCACGGCTCCGGACGCGCTGCCGTTGCAGGACGGCGGCCTGCGGCTCAGCGCGCACGACGGCACGACCGTCCATCTGCCCGGGGAGCGCCTCACCGCGATCCACGAGCACCTGACGGTACGCGCGGGCGACGGCGCGACGTCCCCGCGCCTGGAGGCGGAGGCCGCCGCGCTGCTCGGCATGGAACTCGCCCGCCTCAGCGGCCGGCCTCCGGTCGAGGGAGCCCTCAACACCCTCGCCCAGATATCCGAGGGATCACCCGATCACAGTGATGCCGTCGTCGCGGTGACCCGTGAAGTGCTGGCCGACAACACGACAAGCCGGCCCAATGATCGCCTCACCCCCGCGGCAACCCACCTTCTCACCCTGTCCGCCGCATCCCCGGCACCCGCCCTCTCCGCCCCCGCCCCCGACCACGTTCTGTCGCTGAGTCCTGAAGCTTTGGGCAGGAGGGCCGGGGCGATCGTCCAGGAGGCCGACGCCCTCCCCCTGGCCCTGCGCCTCGACGCCGTGTCGCCGACGGGCAAGCCTCCAACGGGTGGCGAAGATCCGAGCCTTGTCTCGACCAATGCCTCCCAGCCTTCCGGCACGGAGGGTGGGACGGTGCCCGCGCGGCCCATCCGGCGGACGGCCTTCGTCGCCGACGGTCGTCCCGCCCGCGTCGCGGACCTCGACGTGGACGAGACCCGCGCCGCCACGGCCGACCTGCGGGCCACCGATCTGGGACGAGGAGTCAGGGACATCACCTGGCCGCCCGAAAGCGCGACGCTTCGGGTGGAGACCGTGGACCACGGCGTTCAGCACTTCACCTCACGCGTTCGGAACGTGCCCCGCGGACGGCTGGCACGGACCGAGTTGCACACCGGGACCGCCGACGACCCGCACGTCGTCTCGTTCCCTCCGAGAGTGGCGGCCGACCAGGTGCCCAGGGTCTGGGTGCATGAGATCAGCCACACGATGCGGCGGCTGGCGGCGCGCGAGGTGGGCGCGGAACCTCAGGGCGTCGTACGGCGGTATCTGTCCGCGATGAACCCGGCCGCGCCCGTGCGTGCCTCCCGCGACGAGTGCGTGGCGGCGCGGTACGACGAGCACCGGTGGCTCGCCCGGAAATGGGAGTCGGCCCCGACCGAGGAAGAGCGCCTCACCCACCGGGCCGAGATCGAAGGCGTCGCCCGCGAGATCGCCCGCCGCGGCCACGTCCCCCCCACGCCGCCCTGGTCTCCGACCCTCTTCAGCGCCCACGCGACGCCGCCGACGTCCGTGACGGCTCAGACGTCCGCGAACGTGGCCCCCTCCCATGGCTCGACTCCGCGGGCACCGGGGTCGGCGGGCACGGCCGAGCCGGCAGGCGCGCCGTCGTCCCGTACGCCCGATGAAGCGCCCGTGCCGATCACCTCGCTGGCGACGCAGGTACGGCGGCTCGCCGAGTCCCTCGAACAGGCCGAGACGGCGTCGAAGGAAGCAGAAGCGGCGAAAAGGAAGAACGCCGCGGAGGCGCTGGAGCACGCCACCGCCGCCGAGGAGAAGGCCAGAAAGGCGGCAGGTCAGCGTGACCAGGGCGCGGGCGAGCGCCGCCGCAAGGCGCTGGCCGAAGCCGAAGCGGAGAGAGAAGCCGCGGCCCGCTACACGGACGTCGCGGAGGCGTTCCGGCGCGCGGGCGAACGCGCCGCCGAAGCCCGCACCGCCTACGAGAAGACCCTGAACGCCCTCGACGACCTGGCAACGCACACCTCCTCCCGTGCAACCCCCGATCCGGCCGCCCGCACCCCGCAGGAAGGCAAGGGGAGCGCGCCCGAGGCGGAGCAGGTCGCGCGGACTGTGCGGGAAGCCGAGGAGACCGCGCGGGCGGTGGAGAAGGTCGTGCGGGCCGCGCGGGACGCGGAGGGGCTGCTGGAGGCGTATCGAAGGGCGCTCAAGGAGACGCTCCCGCCGGAGATCGCCTTGTCCAGTGGCGTCCCGACGGGACGGCTTCCGCACCTGGGCAGGCTGACCGAGGCGATCAACGCGGAGGTCGGCCCCGATCACCGCTTCACCGAGGACGAGCTGAACTTCCTCCTCCGCGCCGAGTACCGCAGGATCGTCTCGGAGGACGGCCTGGTGCTGCGCCGGGGCCCGCACGAGATCAACATCAGGCTGCGGCCCGGGGATCCCGTCGAGGTCCTGGACCCCGCGGTGAAGGTGTCCGAGCTGATGGTGGGCACGCTGCCGCAGGGCGGCGCGTCCGTGGCGGCCACCTTCGCACGGGCCGTCGGCCTGTCACGCGAGGTGGACGTGGCGTCGCTGGCCAAGCTGGTCGGCGCGGACCATGGTGTCTGGGCGTTCATCAAGGCGGTCGCGCCGTTCGCCATCCTCAAGGGCGGGTACGCCCGCGGCCGCCAGGCGTCCACGACGGGGAGCGCCGCCGAGTACGCCCTGGCCGGCGCGGTCGAGGACAACCGCGGCGAATCCTCCTTGTTCGTCGCCCCCGCGAGCTGGAACCTCCGCGTCCGCGCGACCCCACCCGCCCAGACCACGAGCACCACCCCGTCCGTGGAGAGCACCCCCGAACCACGCGCCCTCCCCGCGAGCGCCCCTGCCCCCAGCCCCACCGGCCACGAGAGCGCTTCCCAGCCGGCCCCCGGCGGACGCGAGAACGTGCGCCGGTGGGAGGGGTTGCCGGTGTGGAGGGACGTCGCTTCCATCTCGTCCGGTACGGCGGAGGATGCGGGGATCCTGCGGCTCTGGGTGTCGCACGCCTACACCCGGCACACTCCCGAGAGCGTCGACCGGCTCCCTCCCGGGCAGCGCGGCAAGACGCCGTTCCCCGAGCATGTCGTCACCGGCCTGACCGGGCTCGAATCACTGGCCGACCGTGTCGCCGCCGCCCTCGGGCGCGCGCCGATCGGCGGTGACACCCGCGACCAGCTCCGCGTGATGCTGACCGACGAGCTGCCGTCCAGGCTCGGCGAGGCGATCAACGACCCGCACGGCTTCCAGCGCGTCGTCACTGGGAACGGCCGCCCGCTGGCGAACATCCGGGTCCGCACCGAGGTCGTCCTGGAACCGGCCCGCGCCACCCCCGACCACCCCGCGCAGGACGGCCCCGAGGCGGTCGGGACGGCGAGCGTCAAGCACCACCAGGAGCGGCTGCGCGTCGGATTCTCCGGCGCGTCCGGAGCCGAGTCGGCCGGCCGTTCGACGAGCGTCAGCGTGAACGCCGGGGCGAAGGCCAAGGCGAACCTGCTCCTGGACGCGACGGGCGCGGACGAACTGCTGGACGCCGCCGGGGTGGACGATTCGGGCGCGGACGGCTGGACGCCGAGGCTCGCCGGGAGCGTCGGCCGGGCGGCTTCGCGGTCCGAGGGGCAGAGCGCGGGCGGCATGGCCATCCACCCGAGCGTACAGCGGTGGTCGGGGCACACGCAGGGGTACCGGATCGCGCTGCGGCACACGATGACCGTCCGCGTGCTCGGCGACCGCGCCGCGCTGCCGCCCGTGCACGGCGCGAGCGAGGGCCTGTTCCGGATCCCGGAGCCGGACGCCTACCGGTACGGCCTGCCGGTGGACGCGGCGGCGGTGGTCCGTGACGAGGCGGGCGACCCGCTCACGAACCCGGACGGTTCGGTGCGGCTGCGCGACGACCCGTCCTTCGACCCGCCGCCGGGGCGCAGGCCCGTGCTGCCGCAGTGGCTCGGCGCGGGTCCGGGCCAGGCACGCGGGGCGGGGCCGGCGTTGGTGCAGCGGGTCACGGGCGTCGACGCCGTCCGCGCCCAGGTCGAGGAGCGGCTGCGCGCGATCGGTGTGCTGCCCGCGCTGGACGCGGACGGCGTCCCCAGGCCGTCCCGTGACCGGCTCGCCGCGGCGGCGCAGTCGCGCAACCTGCGGGAGGTGGCCGAGCAGTTCTCGGCGGCGCGGCTGGAGACGGGCTACGACCAGGCGACGCAGGACGGCATCCTGCTGGACCTGGTGCGCCACAGGACCGGCCAGGCGCCCCGGCACATCACGCTGCGGATCCGCCTGGAGCAGCACACCGAGGCCGCCCGGTACGCCGGGGTGACACCGGCCGAGACGGTGGTCAACCTGGACATCGGCTCGGACACCTCGGCGCGGTCGTCCGGCAGGACGGTGACATGGTCGGGGCGGGGCGAGGTGGGGACCGGCCACGATCCCGCCGGGCCCGGCGACTCCGGCTGGATGTTCACGGGCGGCGCCGCCGGCCGGCAGGTGGCGCACGGGCGCAGCACGGGATGGTCGGCAGGAAACACGGTCAACCAGGTGCGGCTGGCGGAGGCCACGGTCCCGGCGGCGGCCTTCGAGGTCCCGCACACCGTGCACGTCGACCGCCTGCTCACCGGCGGACGGACCAGCCCCTTCCTCGACGAGGACCCGGCCACCCGCCGGATCTCGGCCCGCGTCCTCCTGGCGAGCGACCTGCTCCCCGAAACGACCCCCCATCCGGCGGCGCAGGAGCGGCCGACGTCTGAGGCGGTGCTGGCGCGGGCCACGTTCCTGCACCTGGACGCGGGGGACATGCCGGCGGCCGTCCGGTCCGTCCTGCCGCGGGGGGCGCGGCCGGACTCGGCGGCGCTGCAGCATCTCGCGGCGTTCTCCAACGTCCGTGGCCTCATCTCGCACCCGTGGTGGACCCACACCCCGTACGAGACCGAGCTCGCCGTACGGCCCGGGGGCGTCCGCCCGGTCCGCTCGACGTTGTCGATCCGCGGCGAGCCGGGGACCTCGCGGTTCGTGGGCGCGGTGGACGCGGTGAACGGCCACATCAACCTCACGCTCGCCGGCAGCACCACCTCGGCGGGCCGCCAGCGCACCGTGGCCTGGGACGGCTCGGCGGGGGCGGGCGTGAACCAGGCCGGGGACCCGAAGGGCGGCCTCGGGCCGGGCGGCTCGGCGTCGCGGACGGACGGCTCCTCGCGGTCCGACACCGCCATCTGGGGCAGGGAACGGCTGACGATCGAGGTCGGCAAGCAGTACGTCTTCCAGATGGACGTCGGCTTCACGGTCACCGGCTCCGAGCGCGGCACCCGGGGCGCGCACACCGTCACCCCGGAGAAGCCCGGCGGCGGCACGGTCGTCTACATGCTCCCCGAGCGCGACGCCCTGCTGCTGTACGCGGACGGCACGATGCCGTTGCCGCTCCGCCAGGTGTCCGACGCGGTGGAGCGGTTCGTGGACGGCACGCTGACCCTCGACCCGGTGCTCGCTCCCCTGCTGATCCGCCGCTATCTGACCGACCTGCACGCCGCCCGCACCTCGGGGGAGCCGCTGAGCCCTCTCGCCGGACGGCACACGGCGCGGCTGCTGCTGGCGAAGCTGACCCCGATGTTCGGCACGGACGCGGTCGTGCAGAAGGGTAAGCCGCGGAACAAGCTGTCCCGTCTGCTCACGCACGCCTCCGCCCTGGAACGGACACAGGTCGCGCTGCCCGACCACTACCGGCGCGCGATGGGGCAGACCACGTTCGAGAGCGTCACGCTCCTGGACGGCGAGGGGAGGAAGGTGGAACTGGCCGCCGCCGTGATGGACGCCGTGCGGGCCGTCTCACGGAAGGCGCTGGACGCCGACCCCGCGCTGCGCCGCGCCCTCATGGGCCAGTTCGGCGGGCAGAACTGGTGGGGCTCCGTCGACAACATGATCGACAACGTGACCGGTGACACGGCCCCGGACACCTGGTTCGCCACCGAGTACACCGCGCGGATCGGCGCGCAACGGTCCGAGAAGATCGTCGTACGGGTGCGGGCGCGCATCGACGAGGGCACGCCGGTCCTGGAGGGCCGCAGCGACGAGGTCGGGCAGATCATCCAGAACTACGACTACGCGCAGACCGAGACGTCCCGTTCGACCGGCCGCTCGTTCGCGGGCGACACGGGCGGGGACGGCGTGGTGGGCGACGAGTCCGGGAACGGCAGGGTCGCCACGCACCGGAGCCACGCCTCCACGGGGTCCACCGGCGAGCAGCTCACCCACCTGCAGCGGGTGTCGTCGTTCGACGGCGCCGACCGGGTCCGCCACCCGATCAGGATCAGCGTCGAGGCCGAGCGCATGCCCCTGGCCGGCGGGAGCCCGCGAATCCTCGCCGCACGGGCGGGGACGCTCGTGCGGGGCCCCCGCGTGCACCGGGCGCCCGACCTGCGCGGCGAGGCGGTCCGGCTGGTCCCGGACGGGCTGACGGCGCGCGCCGACCTCGTGTCCGCCCCTTCCCCCGCGGCCCCCGACCCGCGGCCGGCGCCGCGGCCGGACATGTTCCACGTCGACTCCACCGAGGCTCCCACGCTGCTCACCGAGGTGGCCGGCCGCCTCTCGGCGCGGGACATGCTCGGCCGGGCCGGGATGCGGGAGCACCGCACGCATCTGGCCCACCAGCTCTCCGCGATCGCCCGCATGGCGTCCTTCACCTGGATGACCGGGCAGGACGGGCATCGCATGGCGCGCCTTCCCGTCCCGGGCACCCGGGGCGAGGTCGTGGACGTGTGGGTGCGGGCCGTGCTGTCCGAGCCGCACGTCGTCGTCGGCGACCGGGAGAACGTCGAGATCGGCGAGGTGTTCCGCCGCCAGGAGACCACGACCGTCGCCACGAGCCGGAGCCGCGTCACCCCGCTCGGCGGCTCCGTGGGCGGCGGGCACGGTCCCGCGGGCGTCGGCGGGGGTCTGTCGGCCGGCGACCAGGCGTCCGAGCGCGACTCGGCGTCCGGGGGGAACCGCAACGAGACCAGCAACTTCGAGAAGGGGACCGCGGTGACCACGCGGTGGCGGGTGGACTACCACGTCCGCCTCGTCCGCACGACGCTGGACCCCGGCGGCGGCGAGCGCCCCGGACGGACGGTCGCGCTGCCGTCCTCCATCGTCGGCAGCGCCCACCTCCAGCTCATGCGGGACAACCTCGCGGACGTGCTCACCCGTATGGAAACCCCGTCCCCGGCCGGATCCGGCTGGCACGTCCCCGGCCATACGGCGACCACACCCGCCCCCCTGGGGCCGGTCGCGGTTTCTCTGGACGAACTGCTGGCCGAGGCGCAGGGGCGGCCCTCCTTCGCCTCCGACCCCGGCGGGGCGATGGCGGACGCGCTCGGCGATGCCCGAGGCCGCCCAGGGACGCCTGTCCGGCTGCACACGGCCGACGCGGGCGCCTCTCCTGGGGTGGAGGCGGTCACCCACGCGCAGTTGCTGGCACGCGCGCTGCGCGCCGAGGTCCACCTGGACGTGTACGAGACCGACCGTGACCTCCACCGGAGGTACATCGCCTCCCCGGACGGCGCCCTCACCGGCGACCGCCCGGACGGCGGCTTCGCCCCGGCCCTCGCCACGCTCTCCCCGGCCCTGCGCACGGCGGCACGCGACGCCGGCCTCGACCTGCGCGCCCTCCACGCGACCCCGGACGGCCCGGGCACGTTCGCCGACGCGGTGCGGGACGCGCTGGGGACGGGCAACGTGCCTCAGCCGGAGAAGCCGTTCTGGCCGACCAAACTGTGGGGTCCGGGACCGGAGGCGAGCACGGGCTCCTACCTGGGCGGCGCGGGACCGATGACCGCTCCCCCGATCCCGGGGACGGCGTTCACGGCGGACGGGCGGGCCGCGGACCTCTCCGACGTCAGCCCGAACGAGCTGAAGTCCGCGCTCACCGGCGTCACCGGCGCGGACATGCCACGAGGTGTCGGAGCGCCGGTCCTCTCCCCCGACGGCACGACGGTGTCCGTCACCGTGCCGGGCCGGGGCGAACAGCACTTCGGCTGGGAGGTCGGCCACGTGCGGGGCGGCCGGCTCGCCAGGACGATCAAGGGCGACGGCACTCCCGGGAAACCGCATGTCATCCGCGTCGCCCCGAGGGTCGCCCCCCAGCAGCTCCCCCGCGTCTGGGTCCACGAACTCGCCGAGATGACCTACCACCTCGCCACGACACCCCCCGAAGCGCTCGCCACGACACCCCCTGAAGCGCCCGACGCCCCCACGCCCGAGTCCTCGTCCGCAGCCGGAACCCCCGAGACCCAGGGCGCAGGGACGCGAGGCCCCGGGAGCACCGGGAATCGTCCCGAGCAGGGCGTGGTCCGGTTCGTCGGCCAGAGTGCGTCGCCGGACCCGGAAGGCGGCACGGCGGCACACCCGGCGAAGAGCACGTCAGCGAGCACGACGGAGAGCACGGCGGCGACGTGGGACGCGTGCCTCGTGGCGCGTTACGCCGAGCATCGGTGGCTGGTCCGCAAGCTGGGCTCCGCGCGCGGCGACACCGAGCGCGCCGTCTGGACGCACGAGATCGAGGGCGTGGGCCGCGACATCGAGGCACGCGGCGCGGTGCCGCCCGCCCCCTCGTCACGGTCCGGGGAAGCGTCCGTCCCCCCGTCGCCGCCGCCAGGTCCCGCGGGGCCGCCCCCGCCGCCCGGTGCGCCGCCGCCGGGCTCGGGAGACGTTCCCTCCCCCGATGGCGGCCGCGACACGGATGAGGAGTTCTGGGCACGTATGCGGAAGTTGAGCAACTCCACCGGCTGGATTCCCCCAGAAGAGTGGCGCAGGGGCGGGCGGCACGACACCGGCCC